From a region of the Lactuca sativa cultivar Salinas chromosome 4, Lsat_Salinas_v11, whole genome shotgun sequence genome:
- the LOC111891374 gene encoding uncharacterized protein LOC111891374, protein MERSMVDLQIVKALCANGIPFNVLRNPQFCDMINAIRKAPEGYKASSSEKARTVLLDECVRDVDKSLTPFKDTWYSQGLSIVSDGWSNIKHNSLINVLAVNFHGVMLMHADDFYGVEKTGARIAEFLRQAIESVGPSNVLQVVMDNAANCKAVRKELKKVYKHIFWSTCCVHTLNLIFKDFARAFIWLEDTYTKEKRTVKYFLNHGQALAIFRDNSKLALLKVTKTQFASHYVLLKRLLLCREALSTTISLNSWRD, encoded by the coding sequence ATGGAGAGAAGCATGGTTGATTTACAAATTGTGAAGGCTTTATGTGCAAACGGGATTCCGTTTAACGTCTTGCGTAATCCACAATTTTGTGACATGATAAATGCTATAAGAAAAGCACCTGAAGGCTACAAAGCATCGTCTAGTGAGAAAGCAAGGACCGTTCTACTAGATGAATGTGTTAGAGATGTTGACAAGAGCCTAACACCATTTAAGGATACATGGTATTCACAAGGTCTTTCTATAGTATCTGATGGCTGGTCAAACATCAAACACAACTCGTTGATCAATGTTCTTGCTGTAAATTTCCATGGTGTTATGCTTATGCATGCCGACGACTTTTATGGGGTGGAGAAAACAGGGGCAAGGATTGCAGAATTTTTGAGGCAAGCAATTGAATCTGTTGGGCCAAGTAATGTTCTCCAAGTCGTGATGGACAACGCAGCCAACTGTAAAGCAGTGAGAAAGGAACTCAAAAAGGTATACAAGCATATATTTTGGTCAACATGTTGTGTTCACACGTTAAACTTGATTTTTAAAGATTTTGCACGTGCGTTTATTTGGTTAGAGGACACTTATACAAAGGAGAAAAGGACTGTCAAATATTTTTTAAACCATGGACAAGCTTTAGCTATTTTTAGGGACAATTCTAAGTTGGCACTTTTAAAAGTAACAAAAACTCAATTTGCCTCTCACTACGTTTTGTTGAAGAGGTTACTCCTTTGTAGGGAGGCCCTATCTACAACTATTTCTCTTAATTCATGGAGAGATTAG